AGGGCCTGCTGATATTTCCACATTAGCTTTTCCCATTCTTGTACGCGCTCATTTTCGGCATCCAGCGCGGCCTTATATTCAAAGCTGAAAGTATCATTCACTTCCATCCGCATCACAAGCCGGTTGGAAAAGCGATAAATCTGCATCTTTGTTATTCCTGATTTTTTAATGCTGGCATAGATCTCAGGCCATATTTTCTGATGACATTTTTCATATTCCCGGATTAATTCCGGATCATTTATTAAATCAAGCGTTAAACAATATGTCTTCATTTATCTATTTTCAATTTTCAGATCGTGCGTGTCTTTGTTTATTCAAAGGAAAGTATTTTTGATTTTATTTATTTTATCATTTGAACGAAAGATTAAATGATTTTGGCATATTTACGTTTCATCAGCCATCATTTGTAACAAAAAAATGAAACCTCAACTTTTAAAAGCATCTCCTAACCCTATTCATTCTTTCAATGCCAGGCAGGATAATGTTCCTTATATCAATAACCGCTGGCATTATCATACCGAAGTGGAATTGATTCATTTTAAAAAAGGTAATGGTACCCAGTTTATTGGGGATAGTATTAAACGCTTCCGGTCTGGTGATGTGATTTTAATCGGTGCACACCTGCCCCATTACTGGAGATTTGATGATATATATTTTGACGAGCAGGTTAACACGAGCGCCGATGTACGTGTAATCCATTTCAATGAGAATTTCTGGGGTGACGTTTTTCTCAATTTACCAGAAAACAAGCTGATTAAAACTACGCTGGAAAAAGCCAGAAGGGGAATTCAGATTGGCGGGCAGATGAAAAATAATATCGGAGAGTTACTGGAACAACTTTTACAGGCGGAAGGCTCAAAAAAGATCATGCTGCTGATGGAAGCATTAACCGCCATTGGTAATTGTACTAAAACAAGGTTACTTTCTTCTATTGGCTTTAAACATAATTTCGAGGATACAGAAAATGACAGGATACATGCGATTTATGAGTTCTCCCTGGCCAATTTTAAACGTAAAATACAAACGCAGGAAGTAGCTGATATTGCCCATGTGAGTGTAAATTATTTTTGCAGATATTTCAAATCAAGAACAAGAAAGACCTATTCTCAGTTCATTAACGAAATAAGAATAGGTCATGCCTGTAAGTTATTAATTGAAAATAAGATCAACGTAAAGCAGATTTGTTATGAGAGTGGTTTTTATAATTTTGCCAGCTTTCATAAATACTTCAAGTCTATTACGGGCAAAAGTCCGCTGAATTATCAACGTGAATTTTTGAGCGACCGCCAGTCGTAGCTATTTCTTTTTAGGTACTTTGGCGCCTTCTTTTTTTGCTTCAGAAAGCCCGATAGCTATTGCTTGTTTTTTAGAGGTCACTTTTGCTCCGCTTCCTGATATTAGTTTCCCTTCTTTCAGCTCATGCATAGTTTCTTCAACTTTCTCGCTTGCTTTTTTTGAATATTTAGCCATGATGTTAAGTTTTAACATGGCTATAACCGATACCCTGGAATTTAGTTTAAAAAAAATTCCCGGCTGTGCGTTACAGCCGGGAATTTCAGGACAAATTTCGATGCAAATTATTTTTGCATACTTGTCAGGGTCGATTTTAATTCTTTAACGATGGCTGAAGAATTGTCAGCTGCTTCGAATATTTTATGCGCGGACATTGCTTTTCCATAAAAACCAGTGTTCGATGGTGCATCTATAGCCAATGACGCTCCATTTAAGGAGATTCCTGCGAAAAGACCTTTACTACGGGAATATGAATAGACTTCGGCTTCCAGTTTATAGTCCGTATTTGCAGTTGAATTCCTGCCTACAGGGCCAGCAGCGACAGAAAGGTCACCACCAAGCGTAAAACTGCTCTTTTTAATATCAGTCAGACTATTGCTGTGTTTAAAGACCAAAACAAGATCCACTGATTGTACTCCAATCTGTGCACCAATGCTGCCTCCGGTAATAGTTACAAAAACAGGATTACTCCAGGTACCGTCAGCGCGTTTAACCATCGCAACACCTTTACCTCTTTTTGCCCCGATTACAAAACCTGCGTTGATTAATTTTGGTACGACAATAATTCCCTGTGTAACAGCTAATAATTCTGAGGGAATTGATTCTTTCATCTTACTAAAATCAGCAAGAACCGTTGTGGCATCTTTTACTTTCTTTTCTTCCTTTTCCTGTGCATTAACCGAAGCGCTTAAGAATAAGCCTGCACATAAAAGAAGCGCAACTTTTAACTTCGATAATTTTATCGTTTTCATAATAGAACGGGTTTGATTTGAATTCATAATTAACTGTAAATAGTTAATCAAATTCAGAGCCAAGATTAATGGATAAAAAAAGAGCACCAATAATTAATAATTATTGGTGCTCTTTTTTTATCCATTAAGTAATCAAGTCTTATCTCATACCCAAAGTTAAGTACGGAGTTAAACCTGTATAAGTAGAAACATCATCATTCGGTTGCCCGTTTACTTTGTTTTTAGTTGAAATTTGAAACAATGGAGTTATTTGCAGTTTTAATAAATTAAGCTTTTTCATTTTATAATAGCGTTTGATTTATACAATCTTAGTACTAAGCATTCAAAATAAAAAAGTTATTACACCAACTCCAATAATGTCAAGGTAAATAAACATATAATACTTTATATTTGAAGTAATGATTTTCGCCATAACCTCTGAAAAAGCTAAATTTTACCGTGCTAACATTTTTGTGTGGACGCTGTTTATCACTTATGAAATAATGATCGTCTACTTGATGAGAGGTTCTACAGGCCCTTTATCAGATTATGTAAGTTCTTACGCATTAAATATAATTCTTTTTTATGCGAATAGCTATATAGTATGGCCGAGGATTTATAAAAGACCTTTACATATTGCTATCACATTAATTATACTTGAATTTGCTGCTTACACAGCACTCAAATTCATTTTTAGCGAAATTTACTTTCTTTTTGGGTTACTAGAAACAAACCCAATGGATAATCCTATCTTCCTCTCTATCGCAGCGACAGTATATCGGTTTACTTATTTTTTTGGATTAAGTACAGGTTATTGGTTTGTCTTAAATATAATTGCGCAGCGAAAAGAAATTACTGATCTGGAGAAAAACAAACTGCTTGATCAGATTAATCATCAGGAACTAAAGAAAAAACTAATCAATTCAGAGATCGCATATTTAAAATCACAAATCAACCCTCATTTTTTATTTAACACCTTAAATTTCCTGCACAATACAGCGATTAAAACGTCACCTCAACTGACCAGACCTATACTGCTACTTTCGGATATTATGCGTTATGCATTAACAGAAATACCAAAAAACGGTAAAGTTGAACTTTCAGAAGAGTTAGAACAAATCGCCTCGTTTATCGACTTAAATCAATTTAGGTTTGATCATAATTTACAGTTATCTTTCACCATTATAGGAAATACAGCTAATCTCAGAATACTCCCATTGATTTTACTGACTCCTGTTGAAAATATTTTTAAATATGCGGACCTTAAAAATGCGGAACATCCTGTTAAAATTAACGTAGAAATTAATAATAATGAAATGCAATTTACGATCAACAACAGAAAAATAAGAACAAGAAAACCTTTTCAAAGTCATGGAGTAGGCATCAAAAATTTAAAATTAAGACTTGATGCATATTATCCGGAAAGTCACGAAATTCAAATCATAGAAACTGCTGATAATTATACGTTCAAGCTTCAAATAACTCTATAACCTTTATGTATAAATGTTTTATAATAGATGATGAATCCCATGCCATCGAAACACTAAAAAAATACGCTGCTGACAGTGCGCAATTAGAGATTATTTCCTTTTCACAAAATCCACTGGAAGCAGTTAAATATATTAATGAAAATAAAGATATAGATATTACTTTCCTTGACATTGATATGCCAGAAATGTCTGGTTTGGATGTAGCCGATTTAATTTATAAGAACACGGCAATCATTTTCACAACTGGACACGCTGGATATGCAGTGCAGGGATTCGAAAAAAACATTTCGGATTTCCTGCTAAAACCCATTTCCTTTGAGAAGTTTTTAAAGTCCGTAACAAAGGTTATTGGCAAAATAGAAGAGCAAAAACCACAAAGCATAGCCAAAAATGAAAGTTATTTCTTTGTCAATCCAGGAATCAAAGGTAAAATGCTCAAAGTCAACTATGATGATGTAGAGTATATTGAAGGACTAAACAACTATATTGTTATTCATACTCCTCAGAATAATCATATTATCTACCTGACCATGAAAGAGATTGAAGCAGGGTTGCCGATAACTAATTTCATCAGAATTCATAAGTCTTATATCATTAATATTGATAAGGTCACCATGATGGAGGGCAACAAGATTATGATCGATAAAATGATTCTTCCTATTGGCTCCTCCTTTAAGGATCAACTTTTAAAAAAGGTGAATAGTAACGTCATTAAAACTCATCGTTAGTTGTATAATTTAGATAAGCCTGATACTTTTTCATAAAATGATAAGTCAGGCACTCATATTCCCTGGGGTTATCCTCGAATATTCTATTGATATGCATATGTATAAGACTGGTAAGCAGATTATGCTTATCGTCAGATTTCCAGTTTGACAGTTTCTCATTAAGTGAAATAAGGAATTGATTAAGATATAAATATACACTGTTATTCTTATGCACTGAAAATTGCTCATTTTTAACCAATTCTGCCCGAAAATTCCTATACTTCAAATCCAGTCTACGCTCAACTTCTTTATCTGCATCGCTAAATTCTGCTAAAAGGCTATTAAATACAATGTTAAAAAATTCAAGACGCTGGGCTTTGTCTTTAATAAAGCATTTAACTATTAAAATTACAGAGTGTACTGCAAAATTTAATTTAAATCTCGTATCTGATGAATTTGTTTGAAATGCAGTAAGAATATATTCACTATCCAAATAAAATAAGGTTTCTATTTCGTCTATCAATTCTGCCGAATACCTTTCTAATTCTCTCTGATAAGTATCGAGTAAAATGTTTGAAACTTTACCGGAATCCGATAACGGCCTTAGTTTTTCATTTAGTTTTGCCAACAGACTATAAGCAGATTTTTTAGCAGTAAAAAACCTTAGTCTAATATGATGTTCGGGATCATTATACCTGATAAAAAACCATTTAAATCCTGGGTTATTTTTTTTATATTCCTTCAAAACTGGTAGCACAATGTTAAGTAAAATACTGTCCATTTGTGAGCTATGTGCGTATAATTTAAAATACAACCATTCATCTGCCAGAAGAAATTTACGTTTGACCTTTAATTTTTTGACATCCCCAATAATATTGGCCATCGTCTTTGGCGGGGGATATGATTTAGATTTATTGATCACACAAGCTATATACTGACTCATTTGAGGCTTTTTTTGTGTTTCATATAAATCTGCATCATCAGGAAAAACATATTCTTTGAGCGTTATTATTTTTTTATTCTTAATACATTTCCTGAACATTTCGAGATCAGTTTTGCTATTTCTATTAAAGACAAGAAAATTATCTCTTTCGTTCAAACTAAAGCACACAGGCAGGTTTAATTCTTCTCCATAGCTATCATCCCCTGCAACAATTTGTTTTATTCCAGGCTCCTTTAAAATCCAAGTAGCAGGACAAAGAACTGCTCTTCCAAGCTGCACACGTGGATAGTAATCCAATCCAGGAAAAAAGCTCTCCAAGGAAAAACCCAAACTTGACTTCACTCCCTGGTACTGTAAATCACAAAGAAATCTAAATACAGGAATGGTTGTAAGTAAAGTATTATAGGCACAGGAAAGCCGTGGTATGATATATTTATTAAGTTTGACTGATCTCAAAAGAATGGTATTCCCACTTATGGATATACATAGGTCTTCCAACTTGATCGTATTTTTCTGTGGCCGTCCGGGATGTGTCAATATTGGAATTTCATAAGGATAAAAATTTCCTCTCTGCTTTATATTTGAACCTTTATCCGCCGGTGAAAAAGCAATTTCAGCAAATATAAAATCATTGTTAATTGATATTTCCTGTTCACATATCTTCTTAAGATGCTGTTCAATTTTTACGTTTGGAACACCGAACCTCCCTCCTAATTCAATTCCCGATAAGCCACCAATCTGATCTATCCATAATTCGCGGTCAACATTTTTATATAAAATATACATACCAGGAGGCAGCAAACTCTTACTCCCGGAAATTGAGTTCATGTCATCCTGACTAAGAATAATTTTCCCCAATCCCGATTTTGAAAGATTATTCCATTTTTCAAAGAGCATTTTTTCGATCTGTCCCCATTTCACCTTACTTTCTGGTTCCCTGGACTGTCTCAAATCATTTATAAATCCATCATTCTGATTTTCAAAGGCAGAAGCCAGATTATCGTATCCAATACCAATCCCAGGATCCATTACTTCCATTAATGAAACTTCCTGACGATCATACTTTTTCAGGAAATTACGCTTAAATATATTCATTAAGTCTTCATCACGATCAGTAGTCAGCTTGTCCAGATTTTTGATCAGCGACACAAATTCAGAATGTACTTCATTATTTAACCCACCTGCAATTTCACGTTGATATAAACCGTAAGGAACTTTTTCATCATGTCTGTCAATAACCTCCTGTATATGTTTATTGAGTTCAGGCAATGCATCTTTTTGATCATTAACAGGAATATTAAATGTTCTTAAACAACTTAAATCAAGCTGAGGATATTGTTTTAATAAGGATACGCAACGCTCATTAAATAATATGCCTGTAACATTTGGCATTAATTCTGAAACGATTACATGTCCTTGTACCAAAGTGTTAAAATAATTCTCTACATCAGCATTTTGACCATATTGTTGTATCAGATAATTCAGAATAGCATTCTTTGTACGTCCCTTACTAATAAATTTCAATAAATTCTTCAAACCCGGAACCACTTTTAAATGCACTATAACATGTTTATCCTGTTTGGAATAAGCCTGGCTTACAAAATATAATTCCCGGGCCGATGTATACATCGAATTATTTACATAATAATTGATAGCAGGTAATTCCTCTGTTTTTAAACTATTAACATAATCAAGTACGGCAACAAAATCAGGAAGCGCAGTAAACTGACCCTGTCCGACAAAGGACATAGGCTGCTGTTCGGTTGTCCACTTAGCGAGTGAAAAAGAAGAAAAAAGACCATAGGGCAATGGTCTGAAGCACATACGGTTTAAATATTTCCATAACGTGGTTTTTACCTGTTCATTAAATTGAGTATAGTCAAAGTCCTTTTTCCTTAATTCAATATACAGCGTCTGACTCGCAAAAAACATACTGGCTCTGAAGAAATCAGTGGTTAATGCCTGTTGAAGAAAAGATTCGTTAAAATTTTCATAGCTATAAGCTGGGGACCGGACAAGTAAAAATGGATCTACAATAAATTCAGACATTTTGAGCAATAATTATATTTGGCAAAATTGGGGGCAGCCCCCAAACGCTCGAAATTTATCAAAAAAATCCACATCTATTGTAGATTTATGAACATTTTTTGTCTGAAAGTTGAATTAAAAAACAATCAACAATATAATTAACTGAAAATCAGCTCAATAAAAAAATATAAAATTATGATTTAGCAGCAGAGATACGGTAAGCACATCTCCGGCCTCCGTCAACAATGTACTCTATACGTTTGATAGGTACATCTTCTCCCATAACGGTTTGCAAAGTTTTGAACTCTGCGCTGCATATAGCAGGATTGGCATGAGCCGCAGCACCGATAGGGCAATGGTTTTCGATAAAGATAAACCCTTCTTCATCTTTGATTACCTGGGCCATATAGCCCTCTTGTGTCCGGATAGACACAAAACTATTAATCCTTTTTTCCAGGTCGGATACCCCTTCCAGTTCTTTTAAATATTTATTGGTCCCCTTTTCACCGTTAGCAGTAATCAACTGTGAAACAGCCCCCTCTCCTAACAATTCTTTCATCACCTCCATCAACTTCACTGTTAATGCAGCATGGGTATCAGGGAAACGGGATTGTCCCATACTGGTCAGCGACCATAATTGCTGTGGCCTTCCCCTGCCGGTTACGGTTTTACTTGAAGTAACCAGCCCTTCTTTTTCCAGTCGAAGCATCTGGAAACGCGCTCCTTCTACTGTCACCTTAAATTCCCGGGCAAGCGACAATAGAGACTGCGGCCCGCTGGTTTTCAGCAGGTTCACAGCACCTTCCCTAAATGGCACTTTACTTTCTTCCATTACAACCAGCCCAATTCTAATCTTGCTTCATCACTCATCATATCTCTATCCCATGGCGGATCAAAAGTAAGGCGTACTTCTACTTCATTTACACCTTCTACGGCTTTCACCTTCGTTTCTACTTCACCCAGAATTTCTCCGGCAGCAGGACAGGCTGGCGCAGTCAGCGTCATATAAATATGTACGTTATTATCTTCCAGCATATCAATTTTATAGATCAGGCCCAGTTCATAGATATTTACTGGTATCTCCGGATCATAAATGGTATGCAGCGCTTCTTCAATCTTATCTCTTAACAATGGTTCGTTCATAATAATATCTTTTAATCCTGTGATTTAAAAGCCAGAGCGTACATTTTCATTTGTTTTAGCATGGCCAGCAATCCGTTGGAACGGTTTGGGGACAAATGATTTTGTAAACCTATGGTATTTATAAAATACAAATCTGCATCTATGATTTCCTGTGGTGTATGTCCGGATAAGACCCGGACCATCATACTGATTAAGCCTTTGGTAATAATTGCGTCACTGTCAGCTGTAAATATTATTTTACCGGCTGTATACTCCGGATGTAACCAGACACTTGACTGACATCCTTTAATCAGGTTCTCAGGAATTTTATATTGTGCATCAATTAAAGGAAGTTCTTTCCCCATATCAATGATATTCTCATATTTATCCATCCAGTCTGAAAAGAGTTCAAACTCTTCTATAATCTCGTCCTGTTGTTCGTTAATCGTCATCTGTAAAAATTATATGAGTATAGCGGCAGCTCTTTTTATTCCGGCTACCAGTAAATCCACTTCTGAACGGGTATTGTAAAAAGCAAATGAAGCCCTGCATGTTCCTGGTATACCAAAAAAGTCCATCACAGGTTCAGTACAATGGTGCCCGGTACGAATAGCTATTCCTTGTTTATCCAGTAACTCTCCAAGGTCATAAGGATGCACGTTATCAATCAAAAATGAAATTACACTGGCACGCTGAGTGGCTTTACCAATAAATTTAAGATTGTCGATGCCAGCAAGTTGCTCCAGTGCATAATTT
The sequence above is drawn from the Pedobacter cryoconitis genome and encodes:
- a CDS encoding LytR/AlgR family response regulator transcription factor, translating into MYKCFIIDDESHAIETLKKYAADSAQLEIISFSQNPLEAVKYINENKDIDITFLDIDMPEMSGLDVADLIYKNTAIIFTTGHAGYAVQGFEKNISDFLLKPISFEKFLKSVTKVIGKIEEQKPQSIAKNESYFFVNPGIKGKMLKVNYDDVEYIEGLNNYIVIHTPQNNHIIYLTMKEIEAGLPITNFIRIHKSYIINIDKVTMMEGNKIMIDKMILPIGSSFKDQLLKKVNSNVIKTHR
- a CDS encoding helix-turn-helix transcriptional regulator; the encoded protein is MEESKVPFREGAVNLLKTSGPQSLLSLAREFKVTVEGARFQMLRLEKEGLVTSSKTVTGRGRPQQLWSLTSMGQSRFPDTHAALTVKLMEVMKELLGEGAVSQLITANGEKGTNKYLKELEGVSDLEKRINSFVSIRTQEGYMAQVIKDEEGFIFIENHCPIGAAAHANPAICSAEFKTLQTVMGEDVPIKRIEYIVDGGRRCAYRISAAKS
- a CDS encoding DUF6496 domain-containing protein — protein: MAKYSKKASEKVEETMHELKEGKLISGSGAKVTSKKQAIAIGLSEAKKEGAKVPKKK
- a CDS encoding sensor histidine kinase; the protein is MIFAITSEKAKFYRANIFVWTLFITYEIMIVYLMRGSTGPLSDYVSSYALNIILFYANSYIVWPRIYKRPLHIAITLIILEFAAYTALKFIFSEIYFLFGLLETNPMDNPIFLSIAATVYRFTYFFGLSTGYWFVLNIIAQRKEITDLEKNKLLDQINHQELKKKLINSEIAYLKSQINPHFLFNTLNFLHNTAIKTSPQLTRPILLLSDIMRYALTEIPKNGKVELSEELEQIASFIDLNQFRFDHNLQLSFTIIGNTANLRILPLILLTPVENIFKYADLKNAEHPVKINVEINNNEMQFTINNRKIRTRKPFQSHGVGIKNLKLRLDAYYPESHEIQIIETADNYTFKLQITL
- a CDS encoding lipid-binding SYLF domain-containing protein — its product is MKTIKLSKLKVALLLCAGLFLSASVNAQEKEEKKVKDATTVLADFSKMKESIPSELLAVTQGIIVVPKLINAGFVIGAKRGKGVAMVKRADGTWSNPVFVTITGGSIGAQIGVQSVDLVLVFKHSNSLTDIKKSSFTLGGDLSVAAGPVGRNSTANTDYKLEAEVYSYSRSKGLFAGISLNGASLAIDAPSNTGFYGKAMSAHKIFEAADNSSAIVKELKSTLTSMQK
- a CDS encoding SufE family protein, yielding MTINEQQDEIIEEFELFSDWMDKYENIIDMGKELPLIDAQYKIPENLIKGCQSSVWLHPEYTAGKIIFTADSDAIITKGLISMMVRVLSGHTPQEIIDADLYFINTIGLQNHLSPNRSNGLLAMLKQMKMYALAFKSQD
- a CDS encoding L-rhamnose mutarotase produces the protein MKTYCLTLDLINDPELIREYEKCHQKIWPEIYASIKKSGITKMQIYRFSNRLVMRMEVNDTFSFEYKAALDAENERVQEWEKLMWKYQQALPGAKPGEKWMLMTQIFELE
- a CDS encoding SUF system Fe-S cluster assembly protein; the encoded protein is MNEPLLRDKIEEALHTIYDPEIPVNIYELGLIYKIDMLEDNNVHIYMTLTAPACPAAGEILGEVETKVKAVEGVNEVEVRLTFDPPWDRDMMSDEARLELGWL
- a CDS encoding lantibiotic dehydratase, whose protein sequence is MSEFIVDPFLLVRSPAYSYENFNESFLQQALTTDFFRASMFFASQTLYIELRKKDFDYTQFNEQVKTTLWKYLNRMCFRPLPYGLFSSFSLAKWTTEQQPMSFVGQGQFTALPDFVAVLDYVNSLKTEELPAINYYVNNSMYTSARELYFVSQAYSKQDKHVIVHLKVVPGLKNLLKFISKGRTKNAILNYLIQQYGQNADVENYFNTLVQGHVIVSELMPNVTGILFNERCVSLLKQYPQLDLSCLRTFNIPVNDQKDALPELNKHIQEVIDRHDEKVPYGLYQREIAGGLNNEVHSEFVSLIKNLDKLTTDRDEDLMNIFKRNFLKKYDRQEVSLMEVMDPGIGIGYDNLASAFENQNDGFINDLRQSREPESKVKWGQIEKMLFEKWNNLSKSGLGKIILSQDDMNSISGSKSLLPPGMYILYKNVDRELWIDQIGGLSGIELGGRFGVPNVKIEQHLKKICEQEISINNDFIFAEIAFSPADKGSNIKQRGNFYPYEIPILTHPGRPQKNTIKLEDLCISISGNTILLRSVKLNKYIIPRLSCAYNTLLTTIPVFRFLCDLQYQGVKSSLGFSLESFFPGLDYYPRVQLGRAVLCPATWILKEPGIKQIVAGDDSYGEELNLPVCFSLNERDNFLVFNRNSKTDLEMFRKCIKNKKIITLKEYVFPDDADLYETQKKPQMSQYIACVINKSKSYPPPKTMANIIGDVKKLKVKRKFLLADEWLYFKLYAHSSQMDSILLNIVLPVLKEYKKNNPGFKWFFIRYNDPEHHIRLRFFTAKKSAYSLLAKLNEKLRPLSDSGKVSNILLDTYQRELERYSAELIDEIETLFYLDSEYILTAFQTNSSDTRFKLNFAVHSVILIVKCFIKDKAQRLEFFNIVFNSLLAEFSDADKEVERRLDLKYRNFRAELVKNEQFSVHKNNSVYLYLNQFLISLNEKLSNWKSDDKHNLLTSLIHMHINRIFEDNPREYECLTYHFMKKYQAYLNYTTNDEF
- a CDS encoding AraC family transcriptional regulator, whose product is MKPQLLKASPNPIHSFNARQDNVPYINNRWHYHTEVELIHFKKGNGTQFIGDSIKRFRSGDVILIGAHLPHYWRFDDIYFDEQVNTSADVRVIHFNENFWGDVFLNLPENKLIKTTLEKARRGIQIGGQMKNNIGELLEQLLQAEGSKKIMLLMEALTAIGNCTKTRLLSSIGFKHNFEDTENDRIHAIYEFSLANFKRKIQTQEVADIAHVSVNYFCRYFKSRTRKTYSQFINEIRIGHACKLLIENKINVKQICYESGFYNFASFHKYFKSITGKSPLNYQREFLSDRQS